In Populus alba chromosome 4, ASM523922v2, whole genome shotgun sequence, the genomic window GCATGACCATATGCACAAGGATATggaagattttttattcaacatgCTAGGAGATGGCTTCCAGCTGGAAAGGGGCGTGATTCAACAAGTTCTTGGTAAACAATGCTTCAAATCTTTATGATCTGTTGTGGTTGCTTCTTGTCCTCTCTGTCAATCATATTGATGCGAAACATGTTCCCTAATAAAGAGAATCTAAGATTGGCTGTTTCATAATttctatcttgaaaaaaaatcttgaatgagTGGAATCTGTTTTAACTTGATGAAATTTTCTGTAGTAAAATACGAGATCTACTCTGTATGATTATGTAACCTATTCtgtataatttcataatttacataaagattagtaaaataaaaaattaaatctgacATGGGATGCAGGATTAGTTCTTGACGGATTTCATCCTGCATTACTAAATGTAAATGAACTAACTAGCAAGATCTCTAATCAGGTTTTATGTTGAATGTGCAGATGCATGTGGATATGATATGCAAAAGGTATGCATGATATCCTCTTTGATGATCAAggactattttgattttttaccaAATCCCTCTTTTCTACCAATACagtctcaatttttttcaaaacagatCTTGACTGCACTTGTTGCTAGTTAATTCAAGTTGCTTTTAAAGACCAGACATGCTTTGGGTTGGCATTTCTTGCTTGCCAAGAATCAGAATTAGATACTTTTGGCAGTTCAGCACTATATATTAGTTAACTGAGAGGAGTAAAAGGCATCATTGACTCATGGTGACATAGAACAGAGGCCTTCAGAAAGTAGGCTAGAGTTTTGAGCCACAAGGCTTGGGCTTTAGTATGTTGAATTTGTGATTACATCCTGAAATCTTCAATAAACCCTAAAATTTGTGCAActattttaagtgttttactATTTCAGACTTATAAGCCATTGTTTTAGTACTATCATGCCCACAAGTATGGCTACCTTATGAAAGTTTATGTAATTTTGAGGATCTTTATAAGGAGGGCATTATAAGGTGGAATGTATCTGGAAATACCCAGCGTTTCTCAAACTAACTACTTGAGTGTTACCAGCATATTCATGCTGCAGCTTTGTTTCTGTTTAGTAGGATGTCTCTACCAGTGAACTTTGCTCTTCCTCTATGGATTGATGCTTGAACATATCTGATGAACAAGGGTTAAGCTTATATAGTTAATGTGCTCAATGAAGTATTCATTAAGATACTGCATGTTTTAGTTTTGTTCTCAATTGATATGAATTTATCATCTACATTAGTAAGCACTTAtaaattttcctttctttttgcaCCTTTCAGAGCATGGAGGAACTACTCAATCTGTCAGGAGTGATTTTGGACAAAAGTAACAAATATGGAGGTAGTTCCACTGGAAAGGTTAGCATGTTTAGAAAACTACTCTTTTATTGGAGATCATTGTACGTcccatttgatttatattttacagTGAAACTGCtagttgttatttgtttttagttaacTTGAGACTTTGAGAAATTAGGCGAAGTCAGCTGTTGGataagtttgtattttttatacagttCACATCATCGTCGTTGAAATTAAGGGTTTTTCTCCAATTTAAGGGCAGTAACAACATTCTTAATATATATCCTTTTCCTCTTGCAATATTGCCTTACAGTTCACAGATGTACAGTCAAATTATGGAAGACCttcatgtaaaaacaaattgcaTTCGATGAGTTCCCGTGGAGGGTATGATACTTGTAAATTTCTAGCAAGTTAAATAGTTAGCTTTTATTAAGCTATAGGCTACTTTCTGTATAAATAGGGAAATACAGCTTATCCTTATGATTATTTTACgtcataatactttttttttccttgtattttcACTACTGTGCAAATagaatttcaaaagcaaatcgGGGAGAATTACCTGGGCTGGGGAAAGAGAGAAACAACCTCCAGAATGAAGTTTTGACTGCACTTTTTAGTGCTGCTGAGAGATCTGAGGAGTTatctagaagaaaaacaaaggctGAACGGAGGTCAATAGTGTATGGAGAGCCGGTGGCTGAACCTCTAACAGACTTTACCTTAGAGAACAAGGCTGATTCAGTGTACTCCTTGCAAGATTATGACAAAGGTAAGGAACTCTTTTGAAAGGAACTTCATTaaccaagtattttttttttttttaaaaaagaaatttagtaGGCTTGGATGCTTTAGTAGCTCATTCGCAAGAAATTTGGGACTTAGGAGTTCATATTTTGGCTTTTATGGACTAGATTTCATTTTGCTGCGGcaacatttctttttcattcatcAAGAGCCGAGCAACACATTAGATCTGGTTTTGCTAGTCCCTGCCCACCCCTTcaaccaaaatagaaaaaaacaaagaaactgaaatattcttgtataaatttgGGAACTTACGATTTCCTTTCATATATGTTCACTGTAGCTTGTGTTAGAACTGTTTGATGGCCTGTTTATATTGTTTCCATCTGGGATATGGGATTAATGTGCTGATTCAGTGACATGCACCATTCTTGCTTTCATATTTTATGGTGAATTACCTTCTGAAATCTGAAAAGTGCTGTTGCTTGATGTTATCTAAGGGATGTGTTGAGCAAGAAGTTTATGCTTGATGGTATCTAAGGGATGTGTCGAGCAAGAAGTTCATGGCAGGTGTTTTTCTGGTTGCTCTGGAATGTCATAAATAAATGGTCATGCCTGCCCATTCCCGAGCCTAACATGGCAGCTTGTGATTCATGTTGCGAAAtgaatctgtttttttcttttcttgaaatatCATATTCTCAAATATCAATATGATGCACTTTGAAGAGTGTCTCATTCACCACTGATACATTTAACTCTTTTCATCAGAAGAAACAATCTATGATGTTTATATGTTACTATGCTGGGGTTAGTAATGATCTGTTTGACAACAAAGTAATAAACTGCTTATGGGCTGCAAAAACTGTGTCTGATCCTGTCGTGTGGAGCTTCATGGTTTTTGGGAAAGCATGTGTGAACTCTATGGACTaggttttttgttaaaaaaattattgttttgtatATGGGCTAATTGAGTTTGTTGACTTTTTTCTGGTTGTCTATTTTATACTCTTTCTTCATGCCAAGTAGTATCATCAGTTGAAGATAAGGATGGAGAGGATAGTTACCAGCTTCTTCGTAAAGCTTGGAAGGAGTATCGGGCTACAATGAATGAATATTACAAAGCTGTAggttactaattattattattatgattattattactattattattatgctgCAAATACTATAGTGGCCTTTATACCTGTATGTGTAAATTTTCATTTCCGGCCAGTTAATGAAGggaatcattattttttgtcatgATTCTATAACAAATTCTTATGATTTTTggtaacttgataaaaaaatatttgcccAGGTAAATTTATAGCTAGAGTCTTTTGCAATTTAATTGCCAGACTGGCTTTTTGCATAAGAAATCTACAATATGGTTTGTATCAATTGCCTTTTTTGCTGTCTGGTCATGATAAAATATGAATGTCCCTTGTCAGGGTGGTGATGCATTTGCCAAAGGAGATTATGAGCGAGCAAACAAACTTATGGATGAGGTATGGTTTCTGACTGTTGTCACAAAGAAGAACTCTGtttataaatcatgtttttgtttGCACTGGCAACATGATCAGCACTTGAGAtacaaataagattttttttttgtcttggatGATTACCAAGTAGTTGAACACAAGATCAAAACTAAATTGTGTCCGGTTGATATAGCTAGTCGTGTATGTCATGTATGTATTTAAGCATACACGACATAAACAAGATCAAAACAAACTTACCAAGTAGTATTGGTAGTATAATAGTCAAAATGAAAATGCTTACAAGTGGAACTGTCGTGTATGTATTTAAGCTGTGGGGTTTAACGGGATCTCAGTTCtatcatttttaattgttagaagGCCACTGTTGGATAAAATAAGAAGTTTAGCTGTAAATGTCCTTGGTATTTGCAGGGACTTTTTTTTCGTGACAAGGCTCACGAGGTAGATGAAGAATCTACTCTGAAGATTTTTGAAAGCAAGTTAGtgactattattttattttttttttcttttcttgtaggGTCTCTTTGGTTTTTCTATTCCCTTTGCGTTGTAATCTGTGTTCTTTCCTTACTTTTTTCTAATCTCTTGGAAGCATTCATGAGCAGAAATGTTGAGACACAAGACGAGATGTTGCTTGATCTGCATGAATATGGCACAAAAGATGCAATACGCTCCTTGAGGAGTAATCTTCTCTTACTTTCAGGCATCCCATGTAAGCTAtcattgtgttttcttttcccctCATAATTTTCTCTCGTCATGTATCTTATccggatatattttttttcatcagctTTCAAGTACCTCAAAGTCATCATCGAGTCGAACAAGGAAGACGTTACGAAAGGGGATGTGACGAAAGGGGCTCGTAGAAGATTGGTAAGACTGCCCTAATTTAACCTTGGTCTTTTCTGTTAAGGATTCATTGAGGCTGAGATATTAGTGTGAAAAGAGTCTTTTGTTTGAGAGATTGAACCAAAAACGATACTTACGCCCACCAATGGGTGCTCAACTCAGCGGTAGTTCCCAGAAGGAGAGGGAGCTGATTCTCTTATTCAAGTCTTACTTATCATCCCAGGACCGAAAACAAAATCTATAGCTTcttcctcccttttcttttgcagATCATGAAGCTATTAGCGAAGGAATCTATCGAGTGGACTGAAGGAGATACTGGAACAATACTAATTCAACTGGATAATATCAACCCAAAGCGCTTGAGTTTCGCCGAAAAATAGTATGCAGCATGGAATCAATTTGGTTTCTTGAGAAGCAGCCACCATTTTTTGGAGGATGACAGTAACTTGATCATTTGTTGACAAGTTATCGAAACGTTGACCATGTAAACGTTATAAAGGAAGGAATGGGGAAATTTTTGAGCAATTGTTTTCTGTAATTCGATGGCATGTGTCAAAAGTTTCCTTCTTGAGGTGCTTGAAAACTTCCGTTGGCATTGGAAAAAGTTTAACCAAATCCTAACGAGTGTTTAGAATTGAACTAAAATTCAAGAAGGAAGAGGAGTGATGTTTGTCCGACATTCTGGCATCAAGAAATCTGTGGCTTTGAAGGTGTTAAGAATTGTGgtgaataatattgtttttaaatagataaaaaaaaatttatatttatatttttgatattaaaattattaaaataccaaaaaaatagttaacttaagacttttaaaatgtattattttctttaccAAACTGCAAGCCAAAATCCCAAGAGGAAATGTCACTGTAGCCCAATACACCACCCAGTCTCTACTAAAATGCTTACACGTGTCTACACTAACCCATCCAGGACCCACAGAAGGCATCTCTATTAAGAGACGGTGACTGCTACTGATGCATGAAATGCCATAAGAAGTTCATGATTCCcccaaaagtatttttttgatcCCTTTAGATAGCAATTAATACTacagtttttcattttttttttacttaagaCCTTTTTGAGAgagtagttgattttttttttaattttgattttttaatttaagttaatttttttaaaatatttttggattgttttgatatgttgatattaaaaataaattttaaaaaatattatttaaatacatttccaagtaaaaaacattttaaaaaataaattcttctgTACTTTTTAACAAACCCTTCACCAATTTCTTTCCcctctataaaaaacaaacttcttttcataattagatttaattcaagaatgaaaaaaattgggttacttcaactctaattaattatttttataaaaataatattaatttattgtttttaaaaaatcttaaattttacacaactaaaattgaattaagtttGATTAAGTTAAAAacgtttaaatttttaatgttgttttgtttaatttaaaattcgatctagatcaaattaaaaatcacaaattttctTGCTCAATATcatgagtttaataactattacTCTTTCTTGTCTATACACCTTTAAAGCATTTGTGAAAAAAGGAACTTCCATTGAAAGGATTAAGTTCTAATTACGgatagttatttatttaatataaatattcaaacatTTGGTTATGACTTGGGATTTTATATTAGGAAACCTAAGTACAAAGGGATGAAGTTGAAGATTGTTGAATCTTATGGGGGTCAAAAtatagtttgataaaaaaagaaccaaTAAAATAGAAGAATATTAAAGAGAATCGAAGCGGAGAGTTCTAGGTTTTGAAGTACTGTGTTTCTGTCGAtaagaaaagggaaagggaactTGTCTTTTGTCTCTGCAAGTGTGTGGTTTCTGTCTGGGATCATCAAAATAAGATGGGTGGGTCAGTGAAGGACGTGAAATCAAAGGCTGAACTTGATAACATAACCAAAAGTGGAGAAGCAGTGATCATTCACTTCTGGGCAACATGGTGTGATGCTTCAAAACAAATGGACCAAGTCTTTTCTCATCTCTCCACTGATTTCCCCAAGACCCACTTTCTCAGGGTAACATGTATTTCTAATTCTATGTgagtgtggttttttttttttttagttattgttattgaattttttatgtgggTTTTGTTTTGCAGGTTGAAGCAGAGGAGCAACCAGAGATATCAGAGGCCTTTTCAGTCTCTTCTGTgccttattttgttttcttgaaggtaccttccttttcttttaatggtATGCTCTTTTGGGTTGTCATTGATGCTTTGTTTTCATTAGGAAGTATCcagtttgttttgttgttttttgtttgtttaaaattggGAATCTAGGATGTAAGGGAATTGtaagaaaaacatgttttgGTTGTGTTAATTTggattgttttgcttttatgaTTCCGCAACATGTCTGAATACTGGCTGATTTAAGAGATGAATCAATGTATTGAATTATGTAATTCGCATTTGCAAGTCATGATCTTAAGTGATAATTGAATGGACCAGCATGTGATGTCTTAGCTCACAggtttattatttcttattttattcaaaactaaATTCGTGAAGAATGTAAGTACGAAGTGTAAAAAGAAAAGTAGTGTCTAGTATTGTCGGGTTAAGAAAGACTATCTAGACATTTGTGAGATGCATGTACTAAAGATGCTAATTATTTTACACTCTTGTAAATTTTGGATTAAGCTGTTTTGTGACAAGATTCGTAGTTGGCCAAATGAATCAAAACTGCATTATCACTCCCAACTTATTTAATATTGTTCATTGGGTTTGCAGCTTAGCATTGGATCATTTTTGAAACCCACCTGGCTAATCAGCTCACCAAACTTCTCAAAACCAAAACTATTCATTTTCGAAACCCACCCACCTAGCATAATCATGTAATGGAACttcctaaaaaaaacattctgaAACCTGTAAAACTGCATGGGCTGGATTGAGACTGTTCATCTAGCAGGTAGATGGATGTACAATTTCCATTCCTCAGCCATGCAAACCAGAGAAATTCTTGACTTATAGCACATGCACTCAAGTCACCGTAAAGGGCCTAATCTCTTTGCTGTGTGCAAGCACACTAGGTACATCCACTAGTTAGGCATATACAGCTTGAAGCTTTGAACCCAACAATTCGTCTTTTTCTGATCAATAGTTAGAAATTTTCTTAGACAAAGGAAGAGAGCCTGTGTATGTGAGAGAGAGATGGGGAGGGAGGAAAACTTTGGTAACCATATGAGACTTAGGGTGACCTGATATCTGGTTAGTTTTGAGTCTGATTGCCGGCAGGTTCAGGGAGACTCAACTTGCTGTCCTGATTAACAtatctgtttcttcttcaaataaCAGGGCTGctcatttaataaataaaccaatGAAATTGGTTTGATTCAGTTTGAGTTGATTGGTCTGTTTTTTGAACATGGAACACCCCCATCAACTAGATGACTCACAAATCACATTTGGAGTTTTGGACATAAATTCAGCTCAATGACAGCCTTGTTGTACTAAAAACCTATTAGATAACTTCAAATGATAACTTTGGATAATTTACTTTAACAATGTGGAGTGGCATTTTGTCACCCTATGTTATGTGTTGGTTGTGGTTTTGCCATCGTCTTTGTGTTCTTAAGTGAAGAAAATGACCTGATAATTTCAATTAgatattctattttttcaagatttcaCACATACACATACATGCATGTATATCAACCTATAAATGGATTACTTTTCTCATcctttgaaaacatttttttctcatcgGGAATACTGATCAGCCATTCTATGCATTTTCTTCATCAGGATGGCAagacagttgatacattggaagGTGCAGATCCTTCCAGTTTGGCAAACAAAGTTGCTAAAGTTGCTGGCTCAGCTAACCCAGGAGAACCTGCAGCCCCTGCCAGCCTTGGAATGGCTGCTGGACCTACTGTTCTTGAAACAGTCAAAGAGTTCAACAAAGAAAATGGTTCCTCACAACAAGCAAACCAAGTGCAACCTGGCCTCAGTGATGCATTAAAAAATCGATTGCAGCAGTTGATTGGCTCTCATCCTCTCATGCTATTCATGAAAGGGAATGCTGAAGAGCCTAAGTGTGGGTTTAGCCGAAaagttattgatattttgaaGGGTGAAAATGTGAAATTTGGAACTTTTGATATCCTCTCTGACATTGAGGTTCGTGAGGGGTTGAAGTTGTTCTCGAACTGGCCCACATTTCCTCAGCTCTACTGCAAGGGAGAGCTTCTTGGCGGATGTGACATCGTAATTGCAATGCATGAGAGTGGTGAATTAAAAGAAGTTTTCAGAGACCATGGAATTGATACTATTGGTTCCAATGAGGCAAAAATGAGTGGAAGTGAAAATGGAAAGGGTGGCATTGCACAATCCACTGGATTGAGTATGAACTTGACCTCCAGACTTGAAAGCCTGGTTAATTCAAGCCCTGTTATGTTGTTTATGAAGGGAAAACCTACTGAACCAAAGTGTGGTTTCAGTGGGAAGGTAGTTGAAATCCTTCGAGAGGAAAAGGTGAAGTTTGAGACCTTTGATATTCTCACCGATGAAGAAGTCCGTCAGGGGCTTAAAGTTTATTCCAACTGGTCCAGTTACCCTCAACTGTACATCAAAGGTGAACTTATTGGTGGATCAGACATTGTGCTGGAGATGCAGAAAAGTGGGGAACTTAAGAAGGTTTTGATTGAGAAAGGTATTGTTCAGAAGGAGACCATAGAAGATCGCATAAAGAGCCTGATTACTTCTTCACCAGTGATGCTCTTCATGAAGGGTACCCCAGATTCCCCCAGATGTGGTTTCAGTTCCAAAGTTGTAAATGCCCTGAAGGAGGAGGGTGTAAGTTTTGAGTCCTTTGACATTTTATCAGATGAGGAAGTGAGGCAGGGACTAAAGGTCTTCTCAAATTGGCCAACCTTTCCTCAGCTTTATTACAAAGGTGAGCTAATAGGTGGTTGTGATATTATAATGGAGCTGCGAGACAACGGAGAACTGAAATCTACCCTATCCGAGTAGGGTTGACATCAATTCTTTCAAATAATGCCAGGCAAATCTAAACGTTCTTTTCCAGTCATGTTAGCGGTGTCTGTTGATGTTATACTTTAGTGACGAGCATGAAATTTGCACAATGTACTTTCTCATCAATGTCCTGATGCCTTCCATGGTTTTCTGATAGATCATAGAATTAAGCTATATTATGAAAGTTTTGCTTTCTACGTGGCTCAAGAAGTATTAAGTATGTTTTGGATTGCTTTTACAATGGATGAATTATAGGTTTTTCCTTCGCGCAGTGTTGTTGCTGTGTTAGTGCATGCAACTTGCAATATTTTTCCCGTTTCTTATCATGGTGAAGGGATAAATATCTTCTTCACATGCACGCTGGGTTGATCTCTCTGTCTAAATATACTCGTTAAATGCAGTCTTAATGTGGTAAATCCTGGTAGTAAGACGTAGCAGAGAAAGGGATAGATTGTTAGAACAGAAGGGGAGATTACAGTGTATCCTAACAAAAACCTGAAGGTGTTTTTGGGTTCACAATACATGACGTGCATTACTGCTTGGCCAAGGCATGTACATGCTTTCCTTTCCTCGCCGGATGAAAAGATGGTTTCATCTCGCGGCCAAATTGCAAGTTCAactgaaaaatcaaatacaGACAAATTTCCTTGATGTTGGTCCTCAAACTAGAAAATCTTTTCCCAAGTCAACCAGATACTCTGCAAGCAGACCGTGTCAAGTTGATCCTCGTAAAATTCATTGTGGACAAATGGATTGCATTGGCTTATCGCTTCGAATGTTCAACTTCATGAAAGCAAATCCCTAGTTATTTCCTCTGTAAACAGGATTTAACTCCCGATAACAAAATTGTGGTTCATAATAGCATTGTCCTcttctattattaattttaaattaattgtggGAATATACTCGCttcttttaaataagaaaatcataAGTGTCTACACCATTTTTTCCCACTCGTTATGCATTCTAAGTTTGTGTCTTCAGGAGTAGTTATTACTCTGCAAAACGTAGAAGATTTGCGGGCAGGAGTTAagttctgtttgtttttgtggaaATGTAATTGGGGTCTTCGGCTTGTATAAACATGGTCAGATCCTTTCATAAGAGCATGGATTGCACCAGAAACTTGGacaaattaaatgttgataCAACGATTggttctttgatttttcttttccttctttcgtGGCGAAAGTTGACAAAGGTTTGTAAGATGTTGAATGGCagcagaaaattaaaaaatcgaCATATTTCACATTGAACTTCTATTTGCAggcatacaaaaatatttagaatttgTTCCAATGTATTTGTGTTTGGTTAGTTGAAATGAAgtgaaataattatatatgttgtgtttaattttgaCTAAGTTgtcaaattaagaattttttatggATTGTTGGAATCAACTAATAATATAATCAGATATGCTTGATGATTTCATGCAATAGAGTATAAATGTGGTAGAATTAGAACAAATTATACATTGCATTGAATTGTTGATAAGTtgcaaaatttaatattttattggaattattttaattagctATAAATTTGggtttgataaaatatcaattagaTTTCATATCAATTAGATTTGATTTCTTCCAACTCTTGGAAGAAATGGCCACCCTCGGAGGTTCCCATTAGAGAAGCAAGAGAGCAAACAAAAGCGTTGAGGAAAGCTTAATCGAACAAGAGTGTTGTCTTTCCTTTTTCCGTTGGAGATGTTGTATTAGCTAGAGATGATGATAGATGTAGGTGTGTGCTGTGATTTTGGAAATTTGAGCTTAGGCCCCTTGCAGGTTTCTTTCACAAGCAGCAATACACCCGGTAAATGATGGTAGCTTCCAGGAGAGTAATCATCTTACGACCCGTGCATGCCAAGTTTCATGGTGAATTTCATTCCCAATTCTCGAACAAAATCTGATTACAAATGTTGAAACGTGGCAACAACAGGCAAGCTGATGACATGCCCGTTTTGAACAGAGACGATTAACAAGGTCAATTGCTTTGACCTTCCACTTCAGTTGGAAAAGGAGATGTTTCAGAGATTAAATTCTTGATGAACTAAAAGGGAATCAACAAATCCCAAGCAGCACTTCAGTTAATGCAtgtatgtaaaaaatatttgcgGGTTGCCTTCGTTCAAGGACGTAAAGCTGCGGCTAAATTACACAGACCAACATGCATATAAAACTCATCACGATTTGGAACAATTTCATGTGGACAACATGAATCAATTCCAGAGGAATAATCTTGATATTTGAACCACCGATTGCTTCAACGCaactaaacaaacaaaatggaTTGTTACAACAGTTGCATGGTTctctcaaggaaaaaaaagaagaaaaagcttGGTTTGAAACTTTGAATAAGCAAGTTATGGTGGTTCTCAATGGAATAACATTAAGGCTTTAGGTTTACTACTGCATCATGCTaaggattttctttgtttcttcgtCCTCCTTTATATTGTAAGTTTTCATGCCATCCAAAAGTCTATGCACTTCCTTCCCGGCTCTTATATTTGCCTTCAAAACAGCATGGTACATTTCCCTGCTCACGGGGATGACAGTCTTCAATGAAGACACAAAAGCTTCTGCATCTTCAGCAGTGCCTTCATCACCAAGCCAACTCAATATGCCATTGATCACTCTTTGATTTGGCTTCCATCCTTTATTTTCCACGTATAGGCAGAGGGCAGCCTTCATACAGCTGAAAGCTTTTGCTACCTCGCGTTTGTCAAAGAATCCTGCAGCAACAATGCCCCAGCTGTTTGGGAGAGTCATCTTTCCTTTCTCAGTCAAGTTCTCAAGCAGTGCTTTTGCTTTCTCACATAAGCCTTTCCTAGAGTACCCAATAATAAGGGTATTTGGTACCCGAACATCATAAAAATTGCCAGATGATTCCCACTCTTTAAGCACTTTCTCAGCTTCTTCAAATTCACTAAGCTTCAGTAGAGATTCCATCATGATGATATAATCCTTGTTTATATGCCTCTCACATGCAGATTTCTCCAGATCCCATAATCTCAAAACCTCAGTCTTATTTCCTAGTTTAGCATAGAGTGAAATCAGATGATTGTAGCCAGTTCCATCTTTCTTATCTAGCCTTGCTTCTGATTTTTTCAGGGTATCAATGGCCTTATCTGTAAGGTCACCTATTATGTAAAAATTAGCAGCAACAGCATATGTGTTCCAGTCCATGACAATGTCTGGTTGGTGCTCCATCtcattcaaaatctttttcatTCCCTCAAGGTCATCCCTAGCACCAAAGGAATTGATGCAGAGTCTGTAGCTGAAGTTATCAGGTAAAACATTGTTCTCCTTCATCTCATTTAGGACCTGAGGAACCTTCTCATGCTGGCCA contains:
- the LOC118047316 gene encoding putative nuclear RNA export factor SDE5 isoform X1; translated protein: MEVSASNLLKCDDEEKALKGLLEAFGSEFSLEQIASAYCKAGRNADFSVQILLDMEGNSPTSSSHSSIGEAMENKKSSESSNDYIPKKKCDANEKFKTVKQKWHPVSGGTVSSVLGKSYITSMPVANSACVATKPLKLDAHEFPMSELWGVEPKQTQSKHDHMHKDMEDFLFNMLGDGFQLERGVIQQVLDACGYDMQKSMEELLNLSGVILDKSNKYGGSSTGKFTDVQSNYGRPSCKNKLHSMSSRGGISKANRGELPGLGKERNNLQNEVLTALFSAAERSEELSRRKTKAERRSIVYGEPVAEPLTDFTLENKADSVYSLQDYDKVSSVEDKDGEDSYQLLRKAWKEYRATMNEYYKAGGDAFAKGDYERANKLMDEGLFFRDKAHEVDEESTLKIFESNRNVETQDEMLLDLHEYGTKDAIRSLRSNLLLLSGIPSFKYLKVIIESNKEDVTKGDVTKGARRRLIMKLLAKESIEWTEGDTGTILIQLDNINPKRLSFAEK
- the LOC118047314 gene encoding monothiol glutaredoxin-S17, which gives rise to MGGSVKDVKSKAELDNITKSGEAVIIHFWATWCDASKQMDQVFSHLSTDFPKTHFLRVEAEEQPEISEAFSVSSVPYFVFLKDGKTVDTLEGADPSSLANKVAKVAGSANPGEPAAPASLGMAAGPTVLETVKEFNKENGSSQQANQVQPGLSDALKNRLQQLIGSHPLMLFMKGNAEEPKCGFSRKVIDILKGENVKFGTFDILSDIEVREGLKLFSNWPTFPQLYCKGELLGGCDIVIAMHESGELKEVFRDHGIDTIGSNEAKMSGSENGKGGIAQSTGLSMNLTSRLESLVNSSPVMLFMKGKPTEPKCGFSGKVVEILREEKVKFETFDILTDEEVRQGLKVYSNWSSYPQLYIKGELIGGSDIVLEMQKSGELKKVLIEKGIVQKETIEDRIKSLITSSPVMLFMKGTPDSPRCGFSSKVVNALKEEGVSFESFDILSDEEVRQGLKVFSNWPTFPQLYYKGELIGGCDIIMELRDNGELKSTLSE
- the LOC118047312 gene encoding pentatricopeptide repeat-containing protein At4g21705, mitochondrial isoform X2, producing MHKKDICIFSPCEHAVQLDLIGRVHGFVSAENYFNNLRDQDKNEKTYGALLNCYVRQRETDKSILHLQKMKEMGFAKSSLTYNDIMCLYTNVGQHEKVPQVLNEMKENNVLPDNFSYRLCINSFGARDDLEGMKKILNEMEHQPDIVMDWNTYAVAANFYIIGDLTDKAIDTLKKSEARLDKKDGTGYNHLISLYAKLGNKTEVLRLWDLEKSACERHINKDYIIMMESLLKLSEFEEAEKVLKEWESSGNFYDVRVPNTLIIGYSRKGLCEKAKALLENLTEKGKMTLPNSWGIVAAGFFDKREVAKAFSCMKAALCLYVENKGWKPNQRVINGILSWLGDEGTAEDAEAFVSSLKTVIPVSREMYHAVLKANIRAGKEVHRLLDGMKTYNIKEDEETKKILSMMQ
- the LOC118047312 gene encoding pentatricopeptide repeat-containing protein At4g21705, mitochondrial isoform X1, producing the protein MNTKLISKTLIQNQNTIITRSYYTNKTNKATLYSKISPLGSTPSLEPELDSWVRSGNKVRVAELQRIIHDLRKRKRFSHALQVSEWMHKKDICIFSPCEHAVQLDLIGRVHGFVSAENYFNNLRDQDKNEKTYGALLNCYVRQRETDKSILHLQKMKEMGFAKSSLTYNDIMCLYTNVGQHEKVPQVLNEMKENNVLPDNFSYRLCINSFGARDDLEGMKKILNEMEHQPDIVMDWNTYAVAANFYIIGDLTDKAIDTLKKSEARLDKKDGTGYNHLISLYAKLGNKTEVLRLWDLEKSACERHINKDYIIMMESLLKLSEFEEAEKVLKEWESSGNFYDVRVPNTLIIGYSRKGLCEKAKALLENLTEKGKMTLPNSWGIVAAGFFDKREVAKAFSCMKAALCLYVENKGWKPNQRVINGILSWLGDEGTAEDAEAFVSSLKTVIPVSREMYHAVLKANIRAGKEVHRLLDGMKTYNIKEDEETKKILSMMQ
- the LOC118047316 gene encoding putative nuclear RNA export factor SDE5 isoform X2: MEVSASNLLKCDDEEKALKGLLEAFGSEFSLEQIASAYCKAGRNADFSVQILLDMEGNSPTSSSHSSIGEAMENKKSSESSNDYIPKKKCDANEKFKTVKQKWHPVSGGTVSSVLGKSYITSMPVANSACVATKPLKLDAHEFPMSELWGVEPKQTQSKHDHMHKDMEDFLFNMLGDGFQLERGVIQQVLDACGYDMQKSMEELLNLSGVILDKSNKYGGSSTGKFTDVQSNYGRPSCKNKLHSMSSRGGISKANRGELPGLGKERNNLQNEVLTALFSAAERSEELSRRKTKAERRSIVYGEPVAEPLTDFTLENKADSVYSLQDYDKVSSVEDKDGEDSYQLLRKAWKEYRATMNEYYKAGGDAFAKGDYERANKLMDEGLFFRDKAHEVDEESTLKIFESKNVETQDEMLLDLHEYGTKDAIRSLRSNLLLLSGIPSFKYLKVIIESNKEDVTKGDVTKGARRRLIMKLLAKESIEWTEGDTGTILIQLDNINPKRLSFAEK